A segment of the Lycium ferocissimum isolate CSIRO_LF1 unplaced genomic scaffold, AGI_CSIRO_Lferr_CH_V1 ctg12864, whole genome shotgun sequence genome:
gacctTTCACGTTTTTGCTgcatatttattctcttctcatgtatacacgtatgcacttcgaatttaattctccgacacatttattttctccatgCACTTATACTTAttgacttttgaattttcaagttctttaagaattaataaatgaactactccctccgtcccatattacttggccatattactaaactacttttttatcccacgtggacatatgtcatagtactgaatatttattctctcctcatgtatacacgtatgcaattcaattttaattctccgacacatatttatttcctccttgcacttttacttgttcataaatgaagtactcaacattactaaaaatatatatatatccaaataacttgttcatttacaaaaccaagataaaattaattaaatctttctcatcttatcCTCTCCGTCCCTtcttatgtccaaattacttgttcatttacaaaattaagataaaattaattaaatccttcccatcttacccttagtaataaacgttcttgaaaatagtcaattttgattagaatgtatttattggaaaaGAGATCTTCGCGAgttggtggcacctacactatccctccgagtaggcgaaccacattactaataacaagttaaataagcggaaaattaaataagaataagttatcaagtcttaaatacttatcataactagaaatgtcctggtcaaagggtacaagagcgctaacattACACGAATATAAGTCCGAAAATACCCGGAGGCTACATATTTCCGTCGAATACAAAAACGAAAATAAATAGAGGAGGTCCTTCAGGGGCCACGGATGACCAAGTAGCTCACCCCGAATTCGAAAGATGGACAAGTACAGAACGGAGCTCCGGATCGTACTCCGCACTTGCAAAAAAGAGTAGTATCAAGGCAACActagtaccggtaagcatcataggccgacaatgattagataacgatgaagaagtggaaactaacaagtagcacatGTATGGTACGTATCATATATAAGTAAAGTatatcatgaaatcaaccaagacaaTATTTTCAACCAAATATATGAGTgaataaatgcaatgcaatgcaacaatcCGCCACCTCTCTCACTCCACTCGTACACACACATGCTAGGGGTATTTGACCGCCACGAAGTCCATGTGCACTTTCTACTtgatctccggcaaagacctcggagtcctGTCACTCTACAAACCTCGGAGTCTTCAATATCTATCTCAATCACTCACctcaccaatcatcacaacaataatatggaaagcatgtcatgcatgattaCAACGATATCAccaatataaaatcaacaagtacAAATCATATTAAACCGTTCAATTATCAATATTACCATTCCTTTTTATGTGAtagtgagctagtatgtgacgGAGATACAAACAAGTgataatcacataaaataacaCATATAGAGACAAGCCCACATACAGAGAACCAACTTAATTTCGCCTccacttcatgcccgaaggcctatcatgctattccgtcactttctacaactacatatgattctctaatcagagtctaaccaaagtagaccataacctacctcaatgccgagcgggtgccacgaacgaTCAAACCAATGCCTTTcctttgcgtagagcctctAAGTGATCGAAATCTATCAAATGCGCGATTTAcattagaatacgaatctatggacacccatattgctatacttatatTCGAAACCCAAAAACGCACTCCGAAAAGTGaaagggcaaaactggaattttctttaaaaatcattttgcccATAACCTAAGGGTCCTATATTCAGAAAATTagtcaatttcatccataaatggACTCTCAAATCATAATCTTCTTCCCTAGGACTAGGACTCAAAACCTTTAATTTCCCCAATGTTTTAACTCGGACAAAAATGCTGAACCCAATCCGTGAATTCActataaagaagaagaaaaaccaCCATAATGTTGGGAGGAAAACGtgtgaaattttcaaattttcttttcttttttattttatatatatatatatatatatatatatatatatatataaagaaagtcATAGATTGCATTTAAAATAGAGGAAGAAGGACAAAAGTGGGCTGCCATTATTTCCCACCTGCTCGTCCTTTCCACTGCCGGCCACTAccataattattaataataaattgAGTCAACATCcggataaaaaaagaaagaatggaatGAAAACAGTGACAATAGTATTGTAGCAAAACTTTAACCTATAACTTTCCTTTATCCTCATCATTACTACCTACCTAACAAATTTATTACTCCCTTCGTAAAGTCCAAACAGTAGAACCAAAATTGTACACAGAAAATTGTACACAGCAACATTCGctctatatttttttcaattcttagCAAATCCTCATTCTTTCTGTCATTATTACTCATCATTATACAATGATTCCTCTATCTTCTTTTTGTAAACAATAAAACTTAAATCAAGTATTATCATACCTGATGCCCACGCTGATGTACCCTAAAAATTGATCCGAGAAAATATATTTCCTTCGCTCGTCTTTTGTCTATTGTTATGCCCAGTAGGTTTTCTACTAACTGCTTCTTTCTTTcacaaattaagaaaatcaattACCTTGATATTTTATTCCCACAACCACTATAACGTGGTTTCAGCCAGAATAGGCAATGGGCTTGGCCCACTTCTTTACCGGAATAGCCTCCCTAATTCACTTATTCAATTAACCGctttgttttatttaaaaattaaccacttcatcaaatactatatttaccaacttatacCTTACATGTGTAAAACTCATATTCCtataaataaactattcacacatattaaataaatatttttcaaaaaaaaaaaaaaaaaaagtactcgCTAATTAAATCACTGTGCCATCAATTCCCGCAAGTCAAGAATACCTTTTAAAACTACGAAAAGGATATTTTAGCGAAAACCAGttcaaaagtgctaaacgaccaaacgggtcgttacagagatagaggtaagatagtaaaatacatcttttatttatgattttttaagaGGCGTGCAAAAggaaaagtgacaagtaatatgagacagAGGAAgcatatattttaccataatattcatatttattggtgtgagtctcaatagccttcgaaaatgagtaattaatgtaaagggtaaaattaataacaagaacaaaaatttctttctcttgatatgttaaggTGGACAAGTAAAACAAacggagggagtgacttttatccccatttttcttctttgtcaatactttaaacgtgaagagaggacgaacaataaCAATGCAAATTTCTATCAAAAGTTATTAAGttatacactttaaccaactacctTTTTATCCTActtagacatatgtcatagtactgagtatttattctcttcttatgtatacacgtatgcatttcaattttaattttcctacacataacttgtccacttttgacttttcacgttctttaagaattaataaatgaagtatgtattttatcataatatccatatttactGGTATATAGTTTCAATAGCCTcagaaaatgatttaaaaatgagtaattaatgtgaagggtaaaataagaagaagaaaaatttctttttcttgatatgttaacatgaacaaataaaagtgaagggagggagtttaaagaaaaaatttagaatcaaaatattaatttttgctcatattcttactaattttctttttcacattgatgaataattttcattgtcatgaatgagaaaaaagtctgactctttccatctcaaagacttaattccatcataatgtttttaatttttaaatttcattttttaattataactaaagtattgatacataaaatacattttgtatatgttgctatatatataataattagagtgtttttaaaaattatttttaaaatacaaatcttaAAAACTGATTAATTAAAATGAATGACATATTCAATCCGTACATCGCACGGGCATGTATTGCtagtttaatttatattttaaataaacaTGACCCCACTCCCCTGCCCCCAACGCCCCTGATTACATAAGATGACTATCAGAAGTAAGTGGCCCCCTTTTTATAAGTGTACTAAAGTTGTACACGTAGCGATTCCTTTGGCCAAACATTTGGTCTTCATCTACTGACATTAACTAATTCATTATGAACATTTTATGCTGTGTTCATGTGCCTAGTATAAATAAGCTATAATTTGAATGTCTAAGTTATATTAGTATCAAATTTAAAGAGTTGTCAGATATATTCCGTTAAATATACATCTAGTAGTAGtgattatatatgtaaataaatgtACATAGATTTGGGTATTTTATTGGTAATCTCTGTTTAAGGTCTACGAATTAGACTATTGTAAGCCAAGAATCCGCTGTCACCTTTCTCTGGTGTGAatgaaagaaaatgaataagaaaataaaatcagaAAATGTGGAAAGTAGACTCAAGTATTGTGCTCGGAAGGTACGCCGTACCCGTAAGCACATGAAaaccaaagatttttttttttttttttctttttgagtgcTTTGTGATACGAGGTTGATAAAATCCAGGTGGGATTTGTCTTTTTGTATTGGGTTAAAATATGAGTACAGTCAAATTTTTCCATAACAGCATTATTGAATCCGAAATTTTTTAGCTGTTATAGAGGATAGCTATTATACACCTATAATAATAttgataattaaataatatttcactattacagacaaaaaatacataaaatctaatttttatttttaattgataaattctaaacttaatcacactttgtataacaaaagaaaaatcgtttaataatgaaaatatatatattcatataatattttttattgtactccctctgttccaaaaatattgtcctcctttcctttttagtccgtccCAAAAGTATtattctctttctatatttaaaaacaatttaaccCACACAAATAGACCACATATTTCtaaaatctttctttatttcttaaactttgtgccaagtcaaaagaggacaatctttttgggacggagggagtaattgttTATTAAATGAACatatatttggtcaaaatctctacacttattattgataatcatagatattttatttttataaatatggttaattattttattatcataaaaagaagatagctgttatatgggggtaattttataaagagcgtattgttataaagttggttgttgctgttataAGTGAAATACTGTtatgaaaagtaaaatataacataaaaaattagtttcgaaaaaaattgattattaTAGAAAGATGGTGTTATATACCGGTGCCATTATAGAGAGATCTAATTGTATAATGTCGTTGAGTGTCTTAGCTGGACGAAGGATAGAATGGCCGACACTTTTATTCGACGCTCTACGTTGTATCATTCCGTCTCAAAATACACCTTTTTGGTATAggatattaatttttttttataaacaaatattatacattatatatactatgtactaaataacataaaatattatacttTGGACACTAAATTAACAATTCCagcaaattaataaaataatactcATGACTACTTATTAACACCTATGTAATTTTATCAAATTCTAATTTTCTCAATTAAATCTGACGAGTAAACTTTTTGTACTATTAGTTCTCAAAAcagaaaaaatataacttttctTATGACAAAATAATTTCTATcttaataataaagaaaatctcatttataaactttttcaTATCATGAATATAATGACCGAAAGTAGTAAATAATTTCTATctttataataaagaaaatctcATTTATAAACGTTCTCATATCATGAGTATAATTTAAAGCTAATATATatctaatttaattaattttttagtaAGTAATAATGGTAACTACCCGAAATCACACTTATCAAATCTTTACTAAAGGGTTTtgcttaaaagaaaatatataccatatcACGGTAATGTATaactattttaaaaattgtcaCAAAATATATACTTACGGGTATAATTTTACAAATTTGTTGAACTTACGGGTTTTAAATCCATAAATTCTCTATAACTTCTTTAATGACCTTAATCCTTCAAGCTCATATGAATTTACTACGAAACATCCTAACCCTACAGGAtgttagaaaaaaattatatcaacATTATCTTATGACAACCCAAATCCATAACACAGGATGttagaaaaaaatttgttaAACTATGTcaacattattttatttttttttccgtaaTCCTTCAACACATATGAAACTGTTAAAGGACCCCAACATTATTTAAGCCACGACACTCTCTGCCAAATGACCCCTAAGCCCTATAAATGGCGGTATTGGTGAagttcttaattaattaaaaagtgaCCTATAATATGTTCAGAAGGTCATCAAATATGAGTAAAATGATAGCGGTTTGGACCATGGTGCTGGTAATATTATGTGGTTGGCAGATCAAAATGGGAAATGCAGGGCCAAGTGAAGCAGTTTGTAGACAAGAAAAGAGTATTGGGAAGAAAGCATGTTTGTCTGTTTTGTTTGGAAATCCATCAGAAGGATGTTGTGAAAGGGTAAGAGTGACACAAACTGAATGTTTTTGCCCAATTCTGACACCCAAATTAGTTGCAATACTAGGAGGTGCCAATCGTCTCATTCGACTTATTCAAAGCTGTGGAAGGACTGTTCCTCCAAACTTCAAGTGTGGAAGTAAGTGTTCTCTTCCTCAATTTAATCATACTGCACAGTCCACACTTTATGTTTATGTAATTAATTAATCAGAGGATGATTTAACATTTTGAGTTTATGGATTTTAAATCATAAGTTACTTTTTTTCATTATTGCTTTTAAATAGACTACTCTCTCCGTTTCAGATTATCTgtcgtgatttttaaaaatagttattttaatttatttgtcgttttaaaaattcaacaaaattaattatCCTTTTCTCATTTCACCTTTAGTAGTTATTGTTTTTTAAGACTACAAACAGGTTAATTATAAGGTGATGTTATGATAGTTCAAATACAATGAAAGATAAAATTGTTAAAAATTCCTCCTAATTAATAATTCTTAAGAGATGTGTAAAAGATAATCGGGAGAAATGGTTTTTAGCtcttgacaatttttttttatttttagttttatgactttttacaagagatcttattttttacatataagagatttaaaaaaaacacataagagatttaaaaaggttattttcttttattcaaatcATAAGAGGGCAAGAGATCTCATTTCCTTAAGAGAACATGATAGATAATTTGAGATGGGGGAGCTTAGTTAGTGATTggatgagaaaagaaaaataactttaAATTTCAAGATAATTTTTAAAGTGTTTATTAGAAAGAGTTGTATCTGTTAAGAATAACTATTTTAACAGGTACCTAAAGGTATTATAAGTACCTATCTTTTGTTTCCTAAAACATACACACACTAATCAGatatatttaatttcctttttatgtgAAAATTCAAGTTTTGTTGGATTTGTTTCTTGTTTGGTATTGTAAAATCCTAATCCTCTCCATGAATGCATATGCAGCAAAAATGGTAAATATTACTCTATTAAAGCTACCAATTTTATATTTCGCCCAAGTTGGTTTCCCTAACATGTACTGTAACAAATTAAAGAACTCAAAATCACGATAAGTTCCCTAGAAGATTTCACGGGAAATAGAAAGACTTAACTTTCATGTCCCTGATTTTCAAGCAAAAATCATTGTCCTTAAATAATGGGGAAAAAAAGAGATTAACTAATGATTAACTAATTAATGACCCTCTACAAAATATAACAGATCGCTTCTGTGTTATTTCAGAAGCGCCCATGTATACTGAGGGTCAGGGGTCATATACCTCTTTCATTTTGTAAAGAACCCTTTCAactaatttcttaaaaaaagagaggaaattcCTCGAGTTTGCTTCCAACTAGCTCATGAGAActtgaaaattgaaataattGAACATAAGCGTTTCAGATTTGAATATGCGTACATCTATTTCTTATGTctgttgttt
Coding sequences within it:
- the LOC132042032 gene encoding uncharacterized protein LOC132042032 produces the protein MFRRSSNMSKMIAVWTMVLVILCGWQIKMGNAGPSEAVCRQEKSIGKKACLSVLFGNPSEGCCERVRVTQTECFCPILTPKLVAILGGANRLIRLIQSCGRTVPPNFKCGSVTTPASEMHV